The window CAACCTGCCGGACAGCAGCGGTCTCGAGACGCTCGATACCGTCGACGACGAGGCCGACACGACGCCGATCGTGGTGTTGACTGGAGTCCGGGATCAGGGAGTCGGCGTCCAGGCGATCCAGCGCGGTGCCCAGGACTTCCTCGTGAAAGACGAAGTAACGAGCGAACTCCTGGTGCGAACGATTCACCACGCGATCGAACGGGCGCTCCAGGAGCGCGAACGCCGCCGCCAGCGCGAGCAACTCGAGACGCTCAACCGTCTCAATCGGATCGGTCACGACATCACCCACGCGGTGATCACGACCGAGACCCGGGCGGAACTCGAACAGGAGGTCTGTGACCGGCTCGTCGCGGACGACGCCTACCACTTCGCGTGGATGGGGGCGGTCAACCCCGGGAGCGACAACATCGTTCCGAAGGCGGCGGCCGGCGAGGAGGACGGCTACCTCGAGTCCGTCGAGATGAGCACCGACGACGGGGCGGACGTCGGCAAGGGACCGGCGGGGCAGGCGATCCGTACCGGGGAAGTACAGGTGTGCAACGACGTCGAGACCGACCCCGAATTCGAACCCTGGCGAGCGGAAGCCCGCAAACGGGGGTTCCGCTCCGTCGCCGGGATTCCGATCATCCACGAGGACCTCGTCTATGGCGTGTTACTGGTCTACTCGGCGTCGCGTCGCGCCTTCACGAGTCCGGTCACGACGATCCTTTCGCGGATCGGGGACGTCGTCGCCCACGCGATCACGGCCATCGAACGCCGCGACGCGCTCGTCAGCGACGCCGTCATCGAACTCGAGTTCCGAATCAAAGGGATGGCCGAGGAGGTGGTCGAGCTCTCGGCGACGGAGTCGTGTCGGGTCGAGTTCGAACAGCTCGTCCACGGTGACGATACGCTGCTGGCCTACGGATCGGCCGAGGGCGTTTCCGAGGAGCGGTTCCAGGAGGCCGTCGAGGAGACGAACGGGATCGAGGACGTCCGATTCCTCTCGGTCAGGCGCGACGAGTTCGAGTTCGAACTGCTCTCGCCGGCCGCCGTCGAGCTTTTCGACACCATCGCGACCTACGGCGGACGCATCAAGTCCGCCACCATCGAGGACGGGGAGTTCCGGTTCATCGTCGAACTCCCCCGCGGCCGGGACACCCGCCAGTTGATCGAACTCATCAAGGACCAGCGCCCCGATGCCACCTACCTCGCCCAGCGGACCACTGAACGGGGCGACCACTCGGAATCGAATCCGACGACCGTTCTCGAGGGTGACCTCACGGAAAAACAGCGGGCCGCCCTCGAGACGGCCTACTTCGCGGGGTACTTCGACTGGCCGCGCGAGAGTACCGGCGAGGATATCGCCGAACGCCTCGGTATCTCGCCCGCGACGTTCAACCAGCACCTCCGGACGGCCGAGCGGAAGTTCTTCGATTCGGTTCTCGGCGAGGAGTGACCGTCTCCGACCGGCTACCGACCTCGGCTTTCGCCATCAGCGGGCGCGTCGATCGCGGTCCAGCCGCGGACGGGCGCGAGGTCGACTCGAGCGGTCCACGGCGGCCGGTCGGGACTCGACGGAACAGTCGTTCGACCCGGAGCGGTCGCTCGAGAAAAGAGGGACGACTCGAATCGCTAAAAAACAGCCTACGCGCCGCGCGGTTCACCCGCGGGCGGGGTCGATTCGTCGGTACGGCGGCCCGAAACCGCCACGGCACTCATCGAGACGCCGGTCGCGAAGAGAGCGACGCCCACGAGGAGACCGATCGCCCACGCCGCGTCCGCCGGGAAGCCGGCCCAGAGGAGGCCGGCGAGGACGAGCGAGAGTCCTCCGCTGGCTGCGATCGAGAGCCGTCCGGGTTGGTCGCGCAACCGCATCGCCATCCACAGTTCCGCGACGCCGTCGACCAGCAGGTACGCGACCAGCAGGAGCGTTAGGCTCGTGAGTCCGACGATCGGGTTCGCGAGTACGACGATCCCGGCGACGACCGAGACGACGGCGAGCGCGATCTGCCAGAGCGAACCGCGCCACCCTCGAGCGGTGACGGCGTGGCCGCCGTGAACCACGCCGCTGACGACCAGGAGCGCGCCGAGTCCGACCGCCAGCGAGATCCCGGTCGCGAGCGGCAAGGCCATGGCGACGAGACCGAGGAGCGCGACGACCCCGCCCGCGATCGCGAGCGTCCGCC of the Halobiforma lacisalsi AJ5 genome contains:
- a CDS encoding bacterio-opsin activator domain-containing protein; its protein translation is MSEPDTPIERNRGTATDDQDRDRDRDEDDHVREREDPQGRDDTLEILLIEDNPGDARLIEEMLRDTEELTQRIDPTETSGTKPDITRESRLEDGLESLENETVDVVLLDLNLPDSSGLETLDTVDDEADTTPIVVLTGVRDQGVGVQAIQRGAQDFLVKDEVTSELLVRTIHHAIERALQERERRRQREQLETLNRLNRIGHDITHAVITTETRAELEQEVCDRLVADDAYHFAWMGAVNPGSDNIVPKAAAGEEDGYLESVEMSTDDGADVGKGPAGQAIRTGEVQVCNDVETDPEFEPWRAEARKRGFRSVAGIPIIHEDLVYGVLLVYSASRRAFTSPVTTILSRIGDVVAHAITAIERRDALVSDAVIELEFRIKGMAEEVVELSATESCRVEFEQLVHGDDTLLAYGSAEGVSEERFQEAVEETNGIEDVRFLSVRRDEFEFELLSPAAVELFDTIATYGGRIKSATIEDGEFRFIVELPRGRDTRQLIELIKDQRPDATYLAQRTTERGDHSESNPTTVLEGDLTEKQRAALETAYFAGYFDWPRESTGEDIAERLGISPATFNQHLRTAERKFFDSVLGEE
- a CDS encoding HdeD family acid-resistance protein, producing MNSITPDTDVDASNGYSVSRGWRTLAIAGGVVALLGLVAMALPLATGISLAVGLGALLVVSGVVHGGHAVTARGWRGSLWQIALAVVSVVAGIVVLANPIVGLTSLTLLLVAYLLVDGVAELWMAMRLRDQPGRLSIAASGGLSLVLAGLLWAGFPADAAWAIGLLVGVALFATGVSMSAVAVSGRRTDESTPPAGEPRGA